Within the Ferrimicrobium sp. genome, the region ATGCCTGTGGCGCCAATCCGACCGCACTTGCGATCCCCTGTCATCGCATCGTACGCAAAAATGGCTCTCTCGGGGGTTACCGATGGGGGATCGAGAGGAAGACGTATCTCATCGCGCAAGAGAAGGTGGATTGATGACTGGCATGCCTCGACGCTGGCCACCAGGCTTCCCGTGGCTAGCCTCCTTCGTCCTCTTGGGCGCAATATGGGGGTGCTCGTTCTGGTGGATCAAGCTTGGGTTGGGTGCGGTTGCCCCGATTGACGTCACCGCCATTCGCCTTGTGATTGGAGCCTTTACTCTCCTTGTCATTCTCGCGATCACCCACGGCACACTACCGCGATCCATTCGCGTGTGGGTTCACCTTTGTGTACTCGCAATCTTTCTCAACAGCATACCCTTCACGCTCTTCGCCTACGGAGAAACACACGTGTCAGCGGTGCTCGCGGGCATTATCAATTCACTGACACCCCTCGCCACGATCGCGATGAGCCTGGCAATCTTTGGCCAGAGACGGCCCAAGCCTGAGGTCATCCTAGGGATCGCAGTTGGCCTGGTTGGGGTGCTTGTCGTGACAGGCATCTGGGATGGTCTTGGCCACAACCAGCTGCTTGGGATAGGGGCCTGCCTCCTCGCTGTGGCCAGCTATGGTATTGCCTTCCCCTATGCACGGCGTTATCTAAGTGCCACCGAGTATGGCCCCGTCTCACTCGCCACCGGTCAAGTCCTCTGCGGAGCACTCCAGACGCTGCCGTTTGCCCTGGTTTTTGGGCATCTTTACCTACAACGACCTCTCCACATCGTCGTCGCGGCGATAGCTGGATTACTCAGTCTCGGGGTCTTTAGCACCGGGATCGCCTACGTTCTTAACTTTCATGTTCTAGAGTCTGCCTCAGCGACCGTCGCCAGCACGGTCACGTACCTCACGCCCTTCTTTGCTGTTGTTGCAGGGATCCTGTTCTTAGGCGAGCCGTTCCTGTGGCGAGAACCTCTTGGTGGGCTTGTCATTCTTGTTGGCGCAGCTCTTGCGCAGGGTCGTCTTCGGCTTCCAGAACCCGAGACCCAGAGCACGATGTTGTCCTGCCTCCCCCGCATCGGCCGCCCTCCTTCGGAGCCGATCGAAACCGACGAGACCTTGTGAAGTCGCTACCCTGGGCGAGACCTAAGGACAACAGAAGGGAGACAATCGCCCTGCTCAAATCCACAAGCACACCCAAAGTCTCCTCGGCAAGCAGTCTGATCGACTAACCTGACCACGGTGACCACCGGGTCGTATAACCGAGTTGACCACCGGTATGCTCACGACCGATCCGGACGAGAGGACGTTGTCTTCCTCACTCACAAACCTCGGTTCCTTCGGTTCGCGCACTCGACCTGCTCGTCGCAGTTCACGAAAGACGTATGGTTAGCTGACACAAACCTGTTCGTGCGCGGTCAAGGGGCACCGCACGATTTCAGTAGGGCGCTAGGAGGTCGGGAAACATCGGAAAGTGTCTGACATTGCGCGTCCACAACTCCGAGCCTGTGCGGATGGCGGTAGCGGCGATGGCGAGGTCAGCACTGTCGACGGTGTGATGACTAGGAAGCCAACGTCGGCCGAGGAAACCGGCCTCCTCCGCGATGTCAGCGTCGACAGCGTGCCAAATCAGAGTCGACAGGAGCGCACGCGTGTCTTCCTCTTCGGATGGACGTATGCCAGCGAGGATCTCTAGGCGGGTGATTTCGCTCGCGTGCAATACGCCCGCTAACCGCTCCCGTTCCCGTTCCCGTTCCAGGAGCACGCTGGCATCTGGGTGGCCGCGAAGATAGTCGATCAGAATCGGCGTGTCGATGAGTGTGCTCACAATCTATGTTGTCCCAGACGAGAGCCGGAACGTCGTTGTTCCACCCATGCTGCACCATCGAGCTGATCGCGACTCCAGGCGCCGAATGCTCGGCGCATGGCCACAAGATCGTCCTCCGTAGAGCGCTCGGAGCCGTAGACCTGCTCGACCGCATCCCGAATCAAGGCGGAGAGCGATCGGCCAGTTCGCATTGCGACTTCGTCGAGCATACGTCGTTCCTGCTCGGTCAGGGAGATCTGTGTTGTCCGCATGATATAGGTCTACATCATGTCGCGCATCTGCCTCGCTGATCACGCGCATAGTTCCCACGCGAGCCGACCGTCTTGGTCTCGATCATCCTTCATAACAAGACCCGCGCTCCGATAAATATCTGACTGGAGCCCACCGATTACCTCCTCGAGCCCGTCCCCGCAGACTCATGAGTTCATTCGGATCACCGATCCCCGTCAACCCTCTGATCATCGGAGTCGTCGGCACCACTCTCTCCCACCTTCCCGCTCCAATGTAGGGAATGAAGGCATGAGCACGCCCGATGGATCGCCCAGATGATCTCGCTTTATCGCCCAAGAGGAGTACAGATACATGAGCGATTACCTTCGGCATCCTCCACCACCCAGTAGCTCGGTGCTCCGGCATCGCTCACCAGTCTTCCACCTGCCTGGATCACTTCACGAAGGCGATCCTCCGCGTCATCGCTAGGGACCCAAACATCCAAGTGCCAACGCTGTTCGAACGTCTGAGGTGGTAGTGCAAGCTCCTCATCAACCTCCCCGGTGTCCTGCCACCACAGTGTCGGGGTCTGATCGCTAGGGTCAGTAGGCTCGCCATTTCGAATCCCCGACCGCAACAGTGCCGCATACAACGGTGCGAGCTGTGCTCCTAACTGGGTGTCAAGGCCAATCTCCACGAGCGTAACTCCTCGGACATCCGAATCAATCCCCAATTCGTCAGCCAAGCTCGAAATCTCTCGTGCGAGGCGGAGGTCGCGATTGGTAATACCGCCAACGTCGCGTGAGGACAAGGTAATAACTACTTCAGAATAGGTCAACGCAATGTCAGGATGATGATCCATGACCTCAGCAGCCGCACCAACTTTATTGACAAACGCAAGACCAATTGCGAAGCTATTGGTGCGAAAACGCGCCCGCAGTTGTTTGTTCAACTGTCTCCAGTCCTTCAGCTCGCCATCTTGTACTTGGTCGGGGCTCAGTAGTTCGCGATCTACGGGCGACATGGATCCCTCCTTTTTGCGGACATGGGGTGGCCTATCACCGAATAAGATCCGCCGCTGCCCCCGAGTGTATCACTTCAGAAGCTTGCCCGTGACCTTCATGTCCCTGAAGGTTACCGAGCCCGTTCTCCAAGTGGCACCTGAGTTTGATCCGCTCGCAAGGCTAGGCTGCTAGCTCATGTCCGCCCTCACCTCGACGGAGCGT harbors:
- a CDS encoding DMT family transporter is translated as MTGMPRRWPPGFPWLASFVLLGAIWGCSFWWIKLGLGAVAPIDVTAIRLVIGAFTLLVILAITHGTLPRSIRVWVHLCVLAIFLNSIPFTLFAYGETHVSAVLAGIINSLTPLATIAMSLAIFGQRRPKPEVILGIAVGLVGVLVVTGIWDGLGHNQLLGIGACLLAVASYGIAFPYARRYLSATEYGPVSLATGQVLCGALQTLPFALVFGHLYLQRPLHIVVAAIAGLLSLGVFSTGIAYVLNFHVLESASATVASTVTYLTPFFAVVAGILFLGEPFLWREPLGGLVILVGAALAQGRLRLPEPETQSTMLSCLPRIGRPPSEPIETDETL
- a CDS encoding type II toxin-antitoxin system VapC family toxin, with protein sequence MSTLIDTPILIDYLRGHPDASVLLERERERERLAGVLHASEITRLEILAGIRPSEEEDTRALLSTLIWHAVDADIAEEAGFLGRRWLPSHHTVDSADLAIAATAIRTGSELWTRNVRHFPMFPDLLAPY
- a CDS encoding 4a-hydroxytetrahydrobiopterin dehydratase, which produces MSPVDRELLSPDQVQDGELKDWRQLNKQLRARFRTNSFAIGLAFVNKVGAAAEVMDHHPDIALTYSEVVITLSSRDVGGITNRDLRLAREISSLADELGIDSDVRGVTLVEIGLDTQLGAQLAPLYAALLRSGIRNGEPTDPSDQTPTLWWQDTGEVDEELALPPQTFEQRWHLDVWVPSDDAEDRLREVIQAGGRLVSDAGAPSYWVVEDAEGNRSCICTPLGR
- a CDS encoding ribbon-helix-helix protein, CopG family, encoding MRTTQISLTEQERRMLDEVAMRTGRSLSALIRDAVEQVYGSERSTEDDLVAMRRAFGAWSRDQLDGAAWVEQRRSGSRLGQHRL